The sequence below is a genomic window from Bacteroidales bacterium MB20-C3-3.
CTATTAAGAAAGTTGTAATTGATCCCGGCCATGGTGGTAAAGACCCCGGAGCAGTCAGTATAAACAAAAGACACAGAGAAAAAGATATAACTCTGTCTGTTTCACTGATGCTTGGCAAACTTATTAAAGAGGCATATCCGGATGTTGAAATTATTTATACACGCTCAACAGACATTTTCATTCCTCTGGACAAAAGAAGCGACATAGCCAATAAAGAGAAGGCAGATCTATTTATATCAATTCATGTAAACTCCGCAAGGGCCAGGGCAGCATCCGGGACAGAGACATTTGTTATGGGTCTAGACAAAAGCAGTTCAAATCTGGAGGTGTCAAAACTGGAAAATAGTGTAATTGTACTTGAAGGAGATGATTATTCAAGCAAATATGAGGGATTTGACCCCAATGTTCCTGAATCTTACATTATCTTTTCACTATTACAGAACTCACATCTTGAACAGAGCCTCTCCTTTGCCTCACTTGTTCAGGAAAATCTCTCAAGAGGTCCAGTAAAGATAAACAGAGGTGTTAAGCAGGCCGGTCTTGTAGTATTATGGAAAACAACAATGCCTGCAGTTCTTGTTGAACTGGGATTTATTTCCAATAGTAATGATATGGCCATCCTTGTTCAGCAAAACAATCAGCAGAAAATGGCAAATGCAATCTTTAACGCCTTTTCCAAATATAAAAAGATATACGAAGGGGAAAACACTTATGCAGTTCCGGCCTCTCATCAACCAGAGTTAAAACCCACTCCTCAAGTCCCTGATACAATAAAAAGAGAGGCAATTGAAGCAACATCGGATTTTTACTCAATACAGCTGCTTGCTGTAACTAAAGCACTCCCTAAGGGTGCAGCGGATTTAAAAGGAATAAAAGATTACGATTATAAAAAAATTGGCGCATTCTATAAATATCATACAGGCAAATACACAACCCAAACAGATGCTTCTGAAGCTCTGAAAATAATCCGCAGAAAATTCCCTCAGGCATTTATAATAAGAATTCAAAATAACACAATAGTACCATTGAAATAAAACAAGATGAAAATAAAACTAACTAAGGAACAGAAGACAGGACTCTTTGCTCTGGTAACATTGATTGCAACATACTTTCTGATAAACTTTCTTAAGGGGCAGGACTTCTTTAACAAGAATAATATTTATTTAGTAGAGTATGAAAATGTTGAAGGGCTCACACCTACAGGACCAGTTTTTTTCAAAGGGCACAAGATTGGTACTGTAGAATCAATTGAGTACAAAGAGAATAGTGGCAATTTTATTGCAAAATTTAAAATTAATGCACAGTATCCTATACCATCCAACTCGGTTGCAATGATATACTCGGCAGATCTGCTTGGTTCAAAGGCTGTTAAGATTGTGCCGGGTGATTCTCAGAGACTACTTGCCAACAAGGACACACTAGCATCAGGTATAGAGGCCGGACTTGTAGATATGCTTGTTGCAGAGATACTTCCTCTTAAAGACAGCATCTCCACTCTCCTCACCTCTCTTAACACTACTGTAACAGGAATCAACCATATCCTTGACCAGGAGGGACAGGCCAATATAAAAGGTATAATTACCGGACTTAACAGAACTATCAAAAACTTTGAGAAAATTTCCGCAACACTAGGCGAAAGTACTCCTGAAATTGAATCTGCGCTGGAGAATCTAAAGAGTCTTACCGCTAAACTTGACAATGCAGCTGAGCCGCTTGGCACGACTATAGGTAATCTTTCAAAAATAACAGACTCTCTTGCGTCAGCAGACTTATCTGCAACAATTGGATCTCTAAAAATGCTGCTGGAGGATATGAGGAATCCTCAGGGATCTCTTGGCAAACTTATGACATCAGACTCACTCCATACATCGGTTAACACTTTGGTAAAAAATCTGGATGAGTTGATAGAGAATATCAATAATAATCCAAAAAAATATATAAAGATCACAGTATTCTAAATCAGCTACTTACAAAACAATAAAAAGTTGATTTAATCTTTCTAAAAATAATTTTATCTGAGTAACAAGCAATTGAAAAATTCTTGAAATTTGCAAGTGCTTTTTGATTTTTTTTTACAGAATTTATCCCCAATTTTGTAGGAGATCTAAACTTCAAACCATAAACCATGACCGATCAGAAACATATAGCTGTATGGGATAATTGTCTGCGAATTATAAAAGACAACATTCCGCCAAGCAGCTTCAAGACATGGTTCGTTCCAATAAAGGCGGTCAAATTTCTGGACTCAGTATTAACAATTGAGGTACCTTCTGACTTCTTCCGTGAATATCTGGAAGAGCAATTTATTGAACTTATAGGAAAGACACTGAGGAGAGTTGTGGGAAGCAGTGCTAAACTTGAGTACAATGTAAGAGTAGTATCCAACGAAGAGGCTGTTACCATGCCTCAGCAAGGGGTGCAGGAACTAACAAACAAAACAGTACCATTTCCGGCTCAGGCAGGAACATTTGCAAATCCGTTTGTTATACCAGGACTTCAACAGAGACAGATAGACCCACAGTTGAATCCTAACTTCAGTTTTCGTAATTTTGTAGAGGGAGAGTGCAATCGTCTGGCCAGAGCTGCCGGACTTAACATTTCATCCAGTCCCGGTAATAACTCTTTCAATCCGCTGTTCCTTTACGGAGGTTCCGGCCTTGGGAAAACCCACCTGGCACAAGCAATAGGAATTGAGATAAAAGAGCGGTTCCCGGATAAAATAGTACTCTATGTAAGTGCGAACAGGTTTCAGACTCAATTCATGGACGCTGCAAATGTCAAGAATAAGCTTACAGACTTTCTCCACTTTTATCAAATGATAGATGTGCTCATAATTGATGATGTTCACGAATTTGCAGGAAAACCCGGCACTCAAAATGCATTTTTTCACATCTTCAGCCACCTGCACAATATAGGGAAGCAATTGATACTCACATCAGACAAGGCCCCTTCTGAACTTCAGGATCTTGAACAAAGACTTCTCTCCAGATTTAAATGGGGACTCGTAGCAGAGCTGGTTCAGCCGGATTTTGAGACCAGAATTGCAATACTAAAAGCAAAGAGTTACAAGGATGGAATAGTACTTCCGGAGGAGGTCATAACATACCTTGCAAATAATATAACCAGCAATGTAAGAGAGATTGAGGGAACCCTTATTTCTCTGCTGGCACAATCAACATTAACCCACAGAGAGATTACTCTTGAATTGGCTCAGTCATTAACTGATAGATTTGTGAGCAGAACAAAAACTGAAATCTCTGTAGGTAAGATCCAGAAAATAGTTTGCGAATATTTTAAAATCAGCACAGAGTCCTTCCTTTCACAATCAAGAAAAAGAGAGTTTGTTCAAGCAAGACAAATTGCAATGTACATAAGCAGAAATATGACAAATAATTCGCTTGCATCAATTGGTGCTCAGATTGGAGGAAGAGATCATGCAACTGTACTTCACGCATACAATACTGTAAAGGACCTGATTGATACAAACAGATCTTTCCGCAAATATGTTTCGGATATTGAGGGACAGCTTAAATCAAACTAAGAAACACAATGGAGTCAGCAAGAGTTTTCTCGATTTTCAGTGAAATAACCAAAATTCCAAGAGAATCTGGTCACGAAGAGCACATTATTAAATACCTTCAAAATTTTGCCAGTTCAAGAGGATTGGAGTGCAAAACAGATAAAGCAAGGAATGTTGTAATAAAGAAGCCTGCAACTGCCGGAATGGAACAGGCACCAACTGTTATTTTGCAGAGCCACTCAGATATGGTTTGTGAGAAGAACTCCGGAACTCAGCACGACTTCAGAAAAGATCCCATCAAGGTAACTGAGGAGAATGGATGGCTAATAGCAAAGGAGACGACGCTGGGAGCCGACTGTGGTATAGGTATGGCAGCACAACTTGCCGTTCTGGAGAACGAAACCATTCCTCACGGTCCAATTGAGGCCCTCTTTACAACAGAGGAGGAGACTGGACTTACAGGAGCAAAATCGCTTGAAAAAGATTTTCTTAAAGGCACAATTCTGATTAATCTGGACTCAGAGGACGAGGGTGAATTGTTTATTGGCTGCGCAGGTGGAATTGATACTACCGGCAGATTCAGATACACTCCACGAAAGAGCAAAAACGGAGTAAAGTTTCTAAAATATGGAGTTTTTGGAGCAACCGGAGGGCACAGTGGAGACGATATTGAGAAGAACAGAGCAAATGCAAATCAGATTCTTCTCAGATTCCTTTTTGAGGCTTACTCTAAATTCCCTGTATCATTGTGTGAAATTGACGGAGGGAATAAAAGAAACGCTATTTCAAGAGAGGCTTATGCTATAATAGCTGTTGACCCTGCTGACGAAGATATTATAAACGAATTGTTCCAGAGAGTTGTTTCTGAAGCGCAAAATGAGCATTTTATATCTGACCCTCAGCTTGCGGGAAAAATTGGATATGCTCAGCCGTTTGAAACTTGTATAGATGACGAATCCTTTATAAGACTGGTCTGTTCTCTCTACGCAATGCCACACGGAGTAATTGCAATGAGTCAGACAATCCCCGGTTTTGTTGAGACCTCAACAAACCTTGCAAGTATTAAAATGGAGGGCGAAAACACAATTAAGGTTGCTACCAGCCAGAGAAGCTCAATTAACAGTGCTAAACATAATGCAGCTAAAAGAGTTGAAGCAGTCCTTAAACTTGCAGGCGCAGATGTCACTCATGAAACAGAGTATCCGGGCTGGCAGCCCAATACAGAATCAAAAGTTCTTAAGATAACTGAGAGCTCATACAGAGAATTATTTGATAATCCTCCGGTTGTAAGAGCAATACACGCAGGGCTTGAGTGCGGGATTCTTATTGACAAACTCCCTCATCTGGATATTATATCATTTGGTCCAACAGTTAAAGGAGCCCATGCTCCCGGGGAGAGACTGGAGATTGCATCAGTTGAAAAATTCTGGAAATTGCTGGTTGATGTACTGGCAAAATTAAAATAGTAATTATGGCTACTCTCATAGCACCATCTATGCTCTCTGCCAATTTTGGCAACCTTGCTTCCGATATTGAGATGGTAAATAACAGCGAAGCAGATCTCTTCCATTTAGATATAATGGATGGTCTGTTTGTGCCGAATATATCTTACGGATTTCCCGTTGTAAAGGCAATATCAGAGCTGGCAAAGAAACCTATGGATGCACATCTGATGATAGTTGATCCTGACAGGTACATAGAGAGATTTGCAAAAGAGGGTGTGAAATATCTAAGTGTGCACATTGAGGCATGTACTCATCTTCACCGTACCATCCAAAATATTAAAGAGTGTGGAATGAAGGCAGGAGTGGCACTTAATCCCCACACGCCTGCATATATGATTAAGGAGATAATTGCAGACACAGATTTTGTACTTGTAATGTCTGTAAATCCGGGATTTGGAGGTCAGTCATTTATAGCATCCTCTCTTAATAAGATAAGAGAAATAAGAGATATGGCTTCAAAAGCAGCTCCAAATCTTCTGATAGAGGTTGACGGAGGTGTTAGTAAAGA
It includes:
- a CDS encoding N-acetylmuramoyl-L-alanine amidase; protein product: MLFRILLIFFCLTLQIPASAQSNSRVAIKKVVIDPGHGGKDPGAVSINKRHREKDITLSVSLMLGKLIKEAYPDVEIIYTRSTDIFIPLDKRSDIANKEKADLFISIHVNSARARAASGTETFVMGLDKSSSNLEVSKLENSVIVLEGDDYSSKYEGFDPNVPESYIIFSLLQNSHLEQSLSFASLVQENLSRGPVKINRGVKQAGLVVLWKTTMPAVLVELGFISNSNDMAILVQQNNQQKMANAIFNAFSKYKKIYEGENTYAVPASHQPELKPTPQVPDTIKREAIEATSDFYSIQLLAVTKALPKGAADLKGIKDYDYKKIGAFYKYHTGKYTTQTDASEALKIIRRKFPQAFIIRIQNNTIVPLK
- a CDS encoding MlaD family protein produces the protein MKIKLTKEQKTGLFALVTLIATYFLINFLKGQDFFNKNNIYLVEYENVEGLTPTGPVFFKGHKIGTVESIEYKENSGNFIAKFKINAQYPIPSNSVAMIYSADLLGSKAVKIVPGDSQRLLANKDTLASGIEAGLVDMLVAEILPLKDSISTLLTSLNTTVTGINHILDQEGQANIKGIITGLNRTIKNFEKISATLGESTPEIESALENLKSLTAKLDNAAEPLGTTIGNLSKITDSLASADLSATIGSLKMLLEDMRNPQGSLGKLMTSDSLHTSVNTLVKNLDELIENINNNPKKYIKITVF
- the dnaA gene encoding chromosomal replication initiator protein DnaA — protein: MTDQKHIAVWDNCLRIIKDNIPPSSFKTWFVPIKAVKFLDSVLTIEVPSDFFREYLEEQFIELIGKTLRRVVGSSAKLEYNVRVVSNEEAVTMPQQGVQELTNKTVPFPAQAGTFANPFVIPGLQQRQIDPQLNPNFSFRNFVEGECNRLARAAGLNISSSPGNNSFNPLFLYGGSGLGKTHLAQAIGIEIKERFPDKIVLYVSANRFQTQFMDAANVKNKLTDFLHFYQMIDVLIIDDVHEFAGKPGTQNAFFHIFSHLHNIGKQLILTSDKAPSELQDLEQRLLSRFKWGLVAELVQPDFETRIAILKAKSYKDGIVLPEEVITYLANNITSNVREIEGTLISLLAQSTLTHREITLELAQSLTDRFVSRTKTEISVGKIQKIVCEYFKISTESFLSQSRKREFVQARQIAMYISRNMTNNSLASIGAQIGGRDHATVLHAYNTVKDLIDTNRSFRKYVSDIEGQLKSN
- a CDS encoding aminoacyl-histidine dipeptidase, whose translation is MESARVFSIFSEITKIPRESGHEEHIIKYLQNFASSRGLECKTDKARNVVIKKPATAGMEQAPTVILQSHSDMVCEKNSGTQHDFRKDPIKVTEENGWLIAKETTLGADCGIGMAAQLAVLENETIPHGPIEALFTTEEETGLTGAKSLEKDFLKGTILINLDSEDEGELFIGCAGGIDTTGRFRYTPRKSKNGVKFLKYGVFGATGGHSGDDIEKNRANANQILLRFLFEAYSKFPVSLCEIDGGNKRNAISREAYAIIAVDPADEDIINELFQRVVSEAQNEHFISDPQLAGKIGYAQPFETCIDDESFIRLVCSLYAMPHGVIAMSQTIPGFVETSTNLASIKMEGENTIKVATSQRSSINSAKHNAAKRVEAVLKLAGADVTHETEYPGWQPNTESKVLKITESSYRELFDNPPVVRAIHAGLECGILIDKLPHLDIISFGPTVKGAHAPGERLEIASVEKFWKLLVDVLAKLK
- the rpe gene encoding ribulose-phosphate 3-epimerase, with amino-acid sequence MATLIAPSMLSANFGNLASDIEMVNNSEADLFHLDIMDGLFVPNISYGFPVVKAISELAKKPMDAHLMIVDPDRYIERFAKEGVKYLSVHIEACTHLHRTIQNIKECGMKAGVALNPHTPAYMIKEIIADTDFVLVMSVNPGFGGQSFIASSLNKIREIRDMASKAAPNLLIEVDGGVSKENAPLLVEAGADILVAGNSIFSKSSPSETIKELKQLTR